One Streptomyces umbrinus genomic window, GCCCGCCACAGCAGCGGTTCGTCCCAGGGGCCGTCGACCGTCGTGTCGAGCAGCGTCCCGGGCGGGAGGTCGAGACCGAGCGAGCGGCCGGTCGGGTCGGCCGCCAGCGTCGGCAGCTGGTTCGGAAGAGTCGCCATGCAGGTGACTTTAGGGCCCGGCACTGACAATGCCCGCGGGGGTCGCGTCGGCCCTGGTCGGCAGTGCGCGGTCCCTTCGCGGCAGCCCTGTTGCGGGGGCCGTCAGCCGGTGCCGAACCACGTCTCGGCGAGCGCGTCCAGCGTCGGCTCCGGAGGCTTGGGCAGCGTGCTCAGATAGTCGGGCAGATTGCTGTAGACGTGCAGCAGCGTGTACGCCATGAGCGTGTGCGGGTCGATCGGCGGGCACCCGTAGGCGTCGTAGAACCGCTTCAGCAGCCGGGGGTCCCCGCACGAGATGAACAGCCCGACGCTCACGAAGTCGTACGCCGGATCGCCGATCATCGCCGGCTCGAAGTCGAACAGGCCCGTCAGGCGCCAGCCGTTCGGGTCCACGGTCAGATGCTGGCGCATGAACTCCGTGTGCAGCAGTACGCGCCGGGCCGGAGGGGCCAGCGGCACCGAGCTCAGGAACCACGGGATCTGCTCCAGCCAGGTGTCCGACAGACCGGCCTCGCGCTGCTGTTCCACCGCGGTCGCCCGCTGCGCGTCGACGAACAGGCCCCAGTCGGACGGGCCGACGGAACTCGCGATCGGCGCCGGGTTCAGTGAGTGCAGCGCCGCGAGGGTCTCGCCGGCCTCCGTGACGATACGGTCCTGCTCCGCGGCCGGAATCCGCGGCCACGCGTCGGAGAGGCTCTCGCCGGGCAGCCGGGACATCAGGACGAACGACCAGCCGTTCTTGTACGCCCCCGCCGAGTACACCTGCGGGGTCGGAACCGGCAGCCTGCCGTACACATGGCTCAGTACCCGCTCCTCGCGCCTGGCGTCGATCTCCTCGAAGGCGGGGAACAGCTTGACGACGTGCGCGGCGCCGACGGAGTAGACGGGCAGCGAACCCTCGATGAAGCGGATCAGAGGCTTCACGGTCACCCCGAGGCGCTCGCACAGGTCCATGACGGCGGGCCGCAACAGGGCCTCGTCGCGGACCATGTCGTCCAGCTCCTCGCCGGTCTCAACGAGTGGCAGCACGGGTCAACACCATCCAGACGGCCGGGGTGACGGAGAAGGGCAGTGCAGTGCTCATTGGGCTCCCAGTGCGGTCCAACAGGGCTCTGGATTCCCCGGAGTTGGGGGGTTTGCGCCCCGCAGCATCGCATACTCCGGGGTGCGCCCGAGCACCTCAACCTTTGGCCTTCACTCGTACGGATTGCCAGGTCAGGGCGGGGAGGGGCCACTGGCATATGCGGGCCTCCGTCGCCGCACGGGTCACCTCTATCGCGGGCGTCTGCCTGTCGTGTACGCCTTCAACTTCCTTCACCCGAACGGGGGAAGCAGCCGGGCCGGTTGTCGTATGTGCCGAGACCCGGGCGCGGCCCCGTGGTGAGGGGCCGCACCCGGGTCTCGGGTCGGTGCCGGTGATGCTCGGAGGTCGCCCTCGCCCTCGTCAGAGGCGGTCGGGCGTCCTGATGCCGAGCAGGGCCATGCCCTGGTGGAGCGTGCGGGCCGTCAGGTCGACGAGGAACAGCCTGTTCTCGACGACCTCCTTCGGGTTCTCGTCGCTCAGCACATGGCACTGGTCGTAGAACGTCGTCAGGTGCGACGCCAGCTGGTACAGGTACGAGGCCAGCTTGTGCGGCTCGTACCCCGACGCCACGTCCAGGAGCAGCTCGCCGAACTGGTCCAGGTGCAGACCCAGCGCGCGCTCCGCCGGGGCCAGTCCGAGCTCCGGGTGGGCCAGCGGACGCGCGTCCCCGGCCTTGCGGAGGATCGACTGGATACGGGCGTACGCGTACTGGAGGTACACGCTCGTGTCGCCGTTCAGCGACACCATCTGGTCCAGGTCGAACTTGTAGTCCCGGACGGCCGACGTGGACAGGTCCGCGTACTTCACGGCGCCGATCCCGACGTACCGGCCGTTCTCGACGATCTCGTCCTCGGTCAGGCCCACCTTCTCGGCCTTCTCGCGGACCACCGCCGTGGCACGGTCGATCGCCTCGTCGAGCAGGTCGACCAGCCGGATCGTCTCGCCCTCACGGGTCTTGAACGGCTTGCCGTCCTTGCCCAGCACCGTGCCGAACGCCAGCTGCTCCGCCTTCGCGGCGCCGTTCAGCCAGCCCGCCCTGCGTGCCGTCTCGAAGACCATCTTGAAGTGCAGGGACTGCCGGGCGTCGACCACGTAGATCAGGTTGCTCGCCTTCAGGTCGAAGACGCGGTTCCTGATCGCGGAGAGGTCCGTCGCCGCGTAGCCGTAGCCGCCGTCCGACTTCTTCACGATCAGCGGGACCGGGTTGCCGTCCGGACCCTTGACGTCGTCGAAGAACACGCACAGGGCGCCCTCGGACCACACCGCCACGCCGGCCTCTTCGAGGAGGCGGCACGTCTCGTCCAGCATGTCGTTGTAGCCCGACTCGCCGACGATGTCCGCGTCCTGGATCTCCATGTCCAGCTTCTCGAAGACCGAGAAGAAGTAGATCTTCGACTCGTCCACGAACTTCTGCCAGGTGGCCAGGGTGTGCGGGTCGCCCGCCTGGAGGTCGACCACCCTGCGCCGGGCCCGCGTCTTGAACTCCTCGTCGGAGTCGAAGTGCGTGCGCGCGGCCTTGTAGAGGCGGTTGAGGTTCGACATCGCCTCCTCGCCCGTCACGGCGCCGTCCTCGGCGGCCTCGTGGTCCAGCTCGTGCGGGTGCTCGTCCAGATACTGGATGAGCATGCCGAACTGGGTGCCCCAGTCGCCGATGTGGTGCCGCCTGACGACGGTCTCGCCGACGAACTCCAGGATCTGGACGACCGCGTCGCCGATCACCGCGGAGCGGAGGTGGCCTACGTGCATCTCCTTCGCCACGTTCGGCTGGGCGTAGTCGATGACCGTCGTGCCCGGGTTCTCCAGGAACGGGACGCCGAGGCGGTCCGCCGGGTCCGTGGCGCGCGCCGCGAGGTTCTCCGTGATCGCCCGGTCCGTGATCGTGATGTTCAGGAAGCCGGGGCCCGAGACCTCGATGTCCTTGATCACGTCACCCTTGACGATCCGGTCGACGACCTGGGTCGCGAGGTCCCTCGGGTTGGCCTTCGCCTTCTTCGCCAGGGCGAGGATTCCGTTGGCCTGGTAGTCCGCCCTGTCGCTGCGTCGCAGCAGCGGGTCCGCGGGCGCGGTCTCCGGCAGGGCTGCCGTGAGCGCGTCCGCCAGGCGCTGGTGGACGTGGGCGGTGAGGGACGTGACCGAGGCCATGGGGTGGGTGCCGTTCTCCTCGTGGGTACGGGTGGATCCGTCCAGTATCCCATGGGGGTAAAGCGAGTTTCCGCCCCCGCCGCCCCTACCCGTCCCGTCCCTGGGGGCTCCGCCCCCAGACCCCCGTATCGCGCTGAACGCGCTCGTCCTCAAACGCCGGACGGGCTGAAATCAGCCCCTCCGGCGTTTGAGGAGCGGGGGTTCGGGGGCCGGCCCCCGGGACGGGAACGGGAAGGGGCGGCGGGGGCGGTGAAAAGCCGTTTTCGTGGATGCGGGCCTAGCTGGGAGAATGGGGCGGTCAGCCGTGCGAAACGTACCGCCGGCCAAAGACACCTCCTGAGGAAAGAAGGACGTGCCGATCGTGGCTCAGAGCACCGAGACCACCGACTGGGTCTCCCGTTACGCGGATGAGGTCATCGAGGAGTCGGAGCGTCGGGCCCCGGGCAAACCGGTCGTCGTCGCGTCCGGACTGTCCCCGTCCGGGCCCATCCACCTCGGGAATCTCAGGGAGGTCATGACCCCGCACCTCGTCGCCGACGAGATCCGCCGCCGGGGCCACGAGGTCAGGCACCTCATCTCCTGGGACGACTACGACCGGTATCGGAAGGTGCCGAACGGCGTCGTGGGTGTCGATGACTCCTGGGCCGAGCACATCGGCAGGCCCCTCACCGCCGTCCCCGCCCCGAAGGGCTCCCCGTACGCGAGCTGGGCCGAGCACTTCAAGGCCGCCATGGTCGAGGCCCTCGGCGAGCTGGGCGTCGAGTTCGACGGCATCAGCCAGACCGAGCAGTACACCTCCGGCACGTATCGCGAGCAGATCCTGCACGCGATGAAGCACCGCGGTGACATCGACGCGATCCTTGATCAGTACCGGACCAAGAAGGCCCCGGCCAAGAAGCAGTCGCAGAAGCCCCTCGACGAGGCCGAGCTCGAAGCCGCCGAGGGGTCGGGCGCGGCGGCCGACGACGACGGCACCGGCTCCGCCGGGTACTTCCCGTACAAGCCCTACTGCGGCGACTGCGGCAAGGACCTCACCACCGTCACGGCCTACGACGACGACACCACCGAGCTGACGTACACCTGCACCGCGTGCGACTTCTCGGAGACCGTCCGGCTCAGCGAGTTCAACCGCGGCAAGCTGGTCTGGAAGGTCGACTGGCCGATGCGCTGGGCGTACGAGGGTGTTGTCTTCGAGCCCTCCGGCGTCGACCACTCCTCGCCCGGGTCCAGCTTCCAGGTCGGCGGACAGATCGTCGGGAGCATCTTCGGCGGCAAGCAGCCCATCGGGCCGATGTACGCCTTCGTGGGCATCTCCGGCATGGCGAAGATGTCCTCCTCCAAGGGAGGCGTCCCCACACCCGGTGACGCGCTGAAGATCATGGAGCCGCAGATCCTCCGCTGGCTCTACGCCCGCCGCCGTCCCAACCAGTCCTTCAAGATCGCCTTCGACCAGGAGATCCAGCGGCTCTACGACGAGTGGGACAAGCTGGAGGGCAAGGTCGCCGACGGCTCCGCCCTGCCGGCCGACGTCGCCGCGCACTCGCGTGCTGTCGGCACCGCCGCGGGCGAGCTCCCGAAGACGCCCCGCCCGATGGCGTACCGCACGCTCGCCTCCGTCGCCGACATCACCGCCGGCGCCGAGGACCAGACCCTGCGCATCCTCAGCGAACTCGACCCCGCCGACCCGCTCTCGTCCCTCGACGAGGTCCGCCCGCGGCTCGACAGGGCCGAGGCCTGGATCAACACCCAGGTCCCCGCCGACCAGCGCACGGTCGTCCGCAAGGAGGCCGACACCGAGCTCATCAAGTCCCTCGACGACCAGGGCCGCGCCTCGCTGCGGCTCCTCCTCGACGGCCTCGACTCGCACTGGTCGCTCGACGGACTCACGCACCTCGTGTACGGAGTCCCGAAGGTCCAGGCCGGCTTCTCCGCCGACGCCACGCCCAAGGAGCTCCCGGCGGAGATCAAGGTCGCCCAGCGCACCTTCTTCGCCCTGCTCTACCACCTGCTGGTCGGCCGCGACACCGGCCCCCGCCTGCCCACCCTGCTCCTCGCCGTGGGCCAGGAGCGGGTGAGGAAGCTGCTCGGCGAGTAGCCGTACGAGGTCCGTACGAGGTCTTGCGACGAGCAGTACGAGGTCTTACGACGATGGGGGCGCCCGGAGAATCTCCGGGCGCCCCCATCCACGTACACACGCAGGTCGTTACGCGATGTGGTCCTCTTCCAGTTCCATCGTGTGGCGGTTGGTGAAGCGGGTCACCAGGCGCTTCGCCTCCGGCTCCGGGAGGGTCACGCGGAACTCCGCCTCGACGTTGTCACCGAACTCGCGCGGAGTCGGGTAACTGCCGTTTATCGACTGCTTGAAGACCTGGTAGAACGACTCCTCGTCCGGCTCCGGGGCAGGCGTGCCGCCGCCCTCGCCGAGCTGGCGGGTGCGGTTCGGGCCCGACGGGATGGGGAACGTGCCGGTGTCCTCGGGAGAGGGCTCACGCTCCTCGTACTCCTGAAGCACCTGCCCCTGCCCGTTCTGGTACGCCTGACGCTGCTCGGCCTCGTACTGGGCCTGCTGGGCCTCGTACTGGGCCCACATCTGGTCCGGCGCGTACGAGGGGTCGTAGCCGCCCTCGTAGACGATCTCCTGCTGCGGGGGAGCGAACCACGGGCTCGACTCCGGCTCCTCCTCCAGGTACTCCGGCTGCTCCTGCTGCCCGCGCCGGTCCTGCTGCTCCTGGACCGGGTAGCCGTCGGCGTCCAGGTCCTGGCGGCGCTGGTCGTCCCGGGGCGCTCCCGGGCCCACCTGGGGCGGTACGGCGGCCTGCGGCACCTCCACGCGCTCCAGCTCCGTCTGCTGCCGGGGTGCCGGAGGCAGCAGGGCGGGCTCGATGCCCGCCGCGGCCAGGCCCGAAGGGGCCGTCTCCGCCAGGGGCACGCCGTAACGCGCCAGCCGCAGCGGCATCAGGGACTCGACCGGGGCCTTGCGGCGCCAGGCGCGGCCGAAGCGCGAACGCAGCCGGGCCTGGTATACGAGACGCTCCTGCTCCAGCTTGATGACCTGCTCGTAGGAGCGCAGCTCCCACAGCTTCATCCGGCGCCAGAGGAGGAACGTGGGGAGCGGGGACAGCAGCCAGCGGGTGAGGCGCACGCCCTCCATGTGCTTGTCGGCCGTGATGTCCGCGATCCGGCCGATCGCGTGACGGGCCGCCTCCACGGAGACCACGAACAGGATCGGGATCACACCGTGCATCCCGACGCCCAGCGGGTCCGGCCAGGCGGCGGCGCCGTTGAAGGCGATCGTCGCCGCCGTCAGCAGCCACGCGGTCTGGCGCAGCAGCGGGAACGGGATCCTGATCCAGGTCAGGAGCAGATCGAGCGCGAGCAGGACACATATTCCCGCGTCGATACCGATCGGGAAGACGTAGCTGAACTTCCCGAAGCCCTTCTGGAGGGCGAGTTCGCGCACCGCGGCGTACGAACCGGCGAAGCCGATCCCGGCGATGACGACGGCTCCGAAGACGACCACCCCGATGAGAATCCGGTGCGTCTTCGTGAGCTGCATAGGCGCGGACACCCGTACTCCCCTCCCATGACGACCTGTTGCGCGCAACAGAGTGGCACATGTGTACGGGCTCCGGGCGCGCAGTACGGCACCGGCCCGGCCCCCACGGAGGCCGGGCCGGTGCAAATGTCCTGGTCCGGCCGCGAGTTGGGCAGCGGCCGGATTTCCGGAACGGCCGTCAGTCCTTCTTCGTGGCCGACTTGCTCGGGCTCTTGCTCGTGCCCGAGTCCTTGCCGAGGTCCGAGCCCTGGCCCGCACTCTTGCTCGCGCTCTTGCTCGGGCTGGGGCTCTTGCTCGGCGCCGTGCTGCCGCCGGCCGAGGAGCCGCCGCCGGCCCCGTTCGCCGTCCGGACCGCCTCCACGGCCTCCTTGGCGGCCTTCTCGGCCGCCTTCGTCAGATCGGCCACCTTCGGGGCCTTGTCGCCCGCCAGACCCGCGCCGTTGTAGTCGATCGTCACGACGACGTTCTCGACCCGCGTCACGACCGTCTGCTGCTTGAAGGTGCCTTCCTTCTTCTTCAGGTCGTACGTCACCAGCGTCGCCTCGTTGCCCATCCCCGTCAGGGGCTGCGACTTGGTGTTCTTCGCGTCCGTCACCGAGCGGGCGTCCTCGGCGTGCTTGGTGAAGTACTCCGAGGCCAGCTTCTCGCCCGTACCGCGGGTCGCGTCCGACTCGAAACGCAGCAGCGACACGTTCAGCCAGCGGAACTGCGAACCGTCCACGCCGTTGTTGTCCAGGCTGTTCCAGGAGCAGTTGCCGCGCGTCGCCGCGTCGCCCGACTTGCCCTCCTTGCTGGACTTGGTGCCCTTCGGGACCATTTCCTTCAACGTCTTCGACGAGAACACCTTGCAGGGCTCCGGAAGCTTCGCGTACGCGGCCTCCTTCACCACCGAACCGGCCTCCGTCGCGGACGACGACGCCGAGGCGCCGGAGTCCTTCTTCGCGTCGTCGCCGGAGCCGTCGCCGGAGTCCGAGGAGCAGCCGGAGGCGACGAGCATCATCGGGACGGCGGCCGCCCCGACAAGGATGCGGGTGAGTCGCTGGCGCTGTGCGGGTCGGTGCATGGTTCCTTCACTCGTAGACGCTCGGGTGTGCGTGCGAACGGCCGCGTCCTCGGCCGGCCGCACTCGGTCGGGTCCGAGGGGCCACGGTACGCCGAACGGACACGGGTGACTCGGGTTCCGCCCAGCCCGAAACCCCTCCCGGGAGCCCCTAGTCGTTGAACGTCCCGGCGAGCTGACCCGCCAGTTTCCGCGCTCTGTCCTGCATGTCCTTGCTGCTCGGGACGTCGGTCGTGGTCGCCGGCTGCTCGTCGTACTGGATCGTCACGACCACGTTGGACGTGCGGAACACCACAGTCACCGTGCGCTGCCGGGAGCCGCTCAGCGCGTCGTCCAGGAACGCCTCGTCGCCCAGGTCGTCGAGCGTGCGGGGCTGGAGGTCCGAGGGGGTGGAGCCGTCGGAGGGGGTGGCGGAACCGCTCTCGTCGCCGCTGCCCGATCCCGACGCGCCGGAGCTCGGACCGGAACCGGAACTGTTCGAGGGGGACCCGCTCTCGTCGGGGGACGAGCCGGATGAATCGGGCGAATCCGGCGAATTCGACGACTCCGACGAGGCGACCGGCTCCGGAAGGTCCGCCGCCGTCTCCCGCGTCAGGTATATGTCCGTCGCGCGGTCGTCGTCGCTGACCGCGTTGTTGTACGAGACCACGCGCTCGAAGTCCACCAGCAGGTGATCCGTCGCCACCGTCGACTCCGCCTTCCAGCGGCAGCCGACCTTGCGGTCCGTGTCGTACGTGGGCGTCGCCGTGCCCTCGTACGCCTTCTCGCGCTGCTCCTCGTCCGTGACCTGCTTGATGCCCGGCAGCAGCGAGTCCAGCGTGCCGTGCGACACCGCGGCGCACGGCTCCGGGAGCGTGCGGTACTTGCCGGGCTGCGCCGCGGTCGGCGTCGTGGCCGACTCGCCCGGCTTCGGGTCGGTCGTGCCGTCGTCGCCCGATCCACCGGTGCAGCCGGCCAGCAGCACCGCGAGGAGCGCGGCGACGCCGGGTACGTGCGCCTTCGGCTGCACGGTGGGGCTCCTCTCGACGGGTCGCCGCGCTGGGCGCACGACCGGGGTGTCCTGTGGTTATGCGTTGGTTATTCAGTTGCCGCGCGGGGGCGGCCCCTGGAGACAATGTGTATCGCACGCACTGCCGTGGACGCCGGTCCGTTGTCCCAAACGTTGACCTTGGTGCCGGTTTTGCGATTTGTGACTTCTGTTTGTTTTTCGGGGGAATGAGGACGAGATGTCGTACGTGGAAGTGCCGGGCGCGAAGGTGCCGATCCGCATGTGGGCGGACCCGGCGTCGGTCGAGGACGTCGCGATGCAGCAGCTCCGCAACGTCTCGACGCTCCCCTGGATCAAGGGCCTCGCGGTCATGCCGGACGTCCACTTCGGCAAGGGTGCGACGGTCGGTTCCGTGATCGCCATGCAGGGGGCCGTGTGCCCCGCGGCGGTCGGGGTCGACATCGGGTGCGGGATGTCCGCGGTCAGGACGTCTCTGACGGCCAATGACCTGCCGGGGGACCTTTCCCGACTGCGGTCGAAGGTCGAGCAGGCTATTCCGGTGGGGCGGGGGATGCATGAGCATCCGGTCGACCCTGGGAGGTTGCACGGGTTCGCTACCGCGGGGTGGGACGACTTCTGGGAGCGGTTTGAGGGAGTTGCCGAAGCGGTCAAGTTCCGTCAGGGGCGTGCCACAAAACAGATGGGAACGCTCGGAAGCGGGAATCACATGATCGAACTGTGCATCGATTCGGTCGGTTCTGTTTGGCTCATGCTGCACTCCGGTTCTCGGAACATCGGCAAGGAGCTGGCTGAGCATCACATCGGTATTGCTCAGAAACTCCCTCACAACCAAGGTCTGATAGACCGTGATCTGGCGGTATTCGTCTCGGACACTCCGCAGATGGCTGCCTACCGAAGTGATCTGTACTGGGCTCAGGAGTACGCGAAGCACAATCGCGCGATCATGATGGGTCTTTTGAAGGACGTGATCCGCAAGGAGTTCAAGAAGGCGAAGCCGACCTTCGAGCAGGAGATCTCCTGCCACCACAACTATGTGGCGGAGGAGCGGTACGAGGATATGGACCTGCTGGTCACCCGGAAGGGAGCGATCCGCGCGGGCTCTGGTGAGTACGGGATCATCCCGGGCTCCATGGGCACCAGCTCGTACATCGTGAAGGGTCTTGGTAACGAGAGGGCCTTCAACTCCGCGTCGCACGGCGCGGGTCGGCGTATGAGCCGCAATGCAGCGAAGCGTCACTTCACGACGAAGGATCTGGAAGAGCAGACGCGGGGTGTGGAGTGCCGCAAGGACTCCGGTGTGCTCGACGAGATTCCGGGGGCGTACAAGAACATCGACCAGGTGATGGAGCAGCAGCGAGATCTCGTCGAGGTCGTGGCGAAGCTGAAGCAGTTCGTGTGTGTGAAGGGCTGAACTAAGAGCGGGGCCCGGGCTGTTGTCGGCCCGGGGCTCATTTTTTCATTTCGTCGACGGGAACTGCCATTGCTGTCCAGTGAGTTGTTGGGATTTCCCGCTGATGCCCGTGTCCTCATTGTCAATTGTGATGACTTCGGGATGCGGCGCGGGATCAATGCCGCCGTTGTCGAGGCGATCGAGAGTGGGATCGCTGGTTCGTGCAGCTTGATGGTGCCCTGTGGTGGGACCGAAGAGGCCATGCGGTTGTTGCGGGAGCGGCCCGAGGTGTCGTTCGGGGTGCATCTCTCGCTGGTGTGTGAGGTGGGGGCGCGGAATGGGCTGGGGCCCGTTGCGCCGAAGGCGGACGTGGGGTCCTTGGTTGATGCGGACGGGGAGCTCTATACGCCCGAGCGGCGTTCCGAGTTGATGGCGCGGGCTCGCATCGAGGATGTCGAGGTGGAGTTCCGGGCTCAGGTCGAGGCTGTCGTCGCGGCCGGGCTGGTGCCGGCCCATCTTGATTGGCATTGCCTGCTGGATGGCGGGCGCGGCGACATTTTCGAGCTGACCGTGGCCCTGGCAGGGGAGTATGGGCTTGCCGTGCGGGTTTGGGGGGAGGCCGGGCGGCAGCGAGTGCGTGGGCTGCCCGTTGTCGACCATGACTTTCTCGACAGCTTTTCGCTGCCCCTCGACGGTAAGGCGGAGCGGTACGCGCGGCTGTTGCGGGAGCTTCCGGTCGGGCTGAGCGAGTGGGCCGTGCATCCGGGGCTGGGGGACGCGCAGTCGCGGGCCGTTGACCCCGAGGGGTGGCGGGTCCGGCAGAGCGACTACGAGTTTCTCGTCTCGGCCGAAGCCCGTGAACTCATCGAGGAGGAAGGGGTCTTCGTGGTCGGCTACCAGGGTGTGCGGGAGAAATGGCGTCGGGATGTCGGGTGACGGTCGGTCCCGGTCGTCGCTGACAACTGGGGCGCGCGGCGGGCGGGTTCGGGCCTACTTCGCGTGCGTAACCGCGTAAATCATCACGAACGCCACCAGGTGGATGCCGAAGAGGAAGTAAGCCAGGTACCACCAGACGTAGCGTTCGTCCTTCTTCTCCTGGGCCAGGCGGCGTTGTTCCTGGTCCCGGGCGGATGGGTCCGCGGCGGGCTGTTCCTGAGCCTGGTGGTCGGCGTCCGGCATCACAGCTCCCTGTGGACCTTCGTGTTGGAGGCCTGCGCGCGGGGGCGTACGACCAGGAGGTCGATGTTGACGTGGGAGGGACGGGTGACCGTCCAGGTGATGGTGTCGGCGACGTCCTCGGCGGTGAGCGGCTCGGCCACGCCGGCGTAGACGTTCGCGGCCTTGTCCGTGTCGCCGCCGAAGCGGGTCAGGGCGAACTCGTCCGTCTTGACCATGCCGGGGGCGATCTCGATGACACGGACCGGGGTGCCGACGATCTCCAGGCGGAGGGTCTCGGCGAGGACGTGCTCGGCGTGCTTGGCCGCCACATAGCCCGCGCCGCCCTCGTACGTGCCGTGTCCGGCGGTCGAGGAGACGACGACCACCGTGCCGTCGCCGCTCGCGGTCAGGGCGGGGAGGAGGGCCTGGGTGATGTTCAGCGTGCCGATGACGTTGGTCTCGTACATCTGGCGCCATTCGGCCGGGTCGCCGGACGCGACCGGGTCGGCCCCGAGCGCGCCGCCCGCGTTGTTGAT contains:
- a CDS encoding phosphotransferase family protein encodes the protein MLPLVETGEELDDMVRDEALLRPAVMDLCERLGVTVKPLIRFIEGSLPVYSVGAAHVVKLFPAFEEIDARREERVLSHVYGRLPVPTPQVYSAGAYKNGWSFVLMSRLPGESLSDAWPRIPAAEQDRIVTEAGETLAALHSLNPAPIASSVGPSDWGLFVDAQRATAVEQQREAGLSDTWLEQIPWFLSSVPLAPPARRVLLHTEFMRQHLTVDPNGWRLTGLFDFEPAMIGDPAYDFVSVGLFISCGDPRLLKRFYDAYGCPPIDPHTLMAYTLLHVYSNLPDYLSTLPKPPEPTLDALAETWFGTG
- the argS gene encoding arginine--tRNA ligase: MASVTSLTAHVHQRLADALTAALPETAPADPLLRRSDRADYQANGILALAKKAKANPRDLATQVVDRIVKGDVIKDIEVSGPGFLNITITDRAITENLAARATDPADRLGVPFLENPGTTVIDYAQPNVAKEMHVGHLRSAVIGDAVVQILEFVGETVVRRHHIGDWGTQFGMLIQYLDEHPHELDHEAAEDGAVTGEEAMSNLNRLYKAARTHFDSDEEFKTRARRRVVDLQAGDPHTLATWQKFVDESKIYFFSVFEKLDMEIQDADIVGESGYNDMLDETCRLLEEAGVAVWSEGALCVFFDDVKGPDGNPVPLIVKKSDGGYGYAATDLSAIRNRVFDLKASNLIYVVDARQSLHFKMVFETARRAGWLNGAAKAEQLAFGTVLGKDGKPFKTREGETIRLVDLLDEAIDRATAVVREKAEKVGLTEDEIVENGRYVGIGAVKYADLSTSAVRDYKFDLDQMVSLNGDTSVYLQYAYARIQSILRKAGDARPLAHPELGLAPAERALGLHLDQFGELLLDVASGYEPHKLASYLYQLASHLTTFYDQCHVLSDENPKEVVENRLFLVDLTARTLHQGMALLGIRTPDRL
- the lysS gene encoding lysine--tRNA ligase, with the translated sequence MPIVAQSTETTDWVSRYADEVIEESERRAPGKPVVVASGLSPSGPIHLGNLREVMTPHLVADEIRRRGHEVRHLISWDDYDRYRKVPNGVVGVDDSWAEHIGRPLTAVPAPKGSPYASWAEHFKAAMVEALGELGVEFDGISQTEQYTSGTYREQILHAMKHRGDIDAILDQYRTKKAPAKKQSQKPLDEAELEAAEGSGAAADDDGTGSAGYFPYKPYCGDCGKDLTTVTAYDDDTTELTYTCTACDFSETVRLSEFNRGKLVWKVDWPMRWAYEGVVFEPSGVDHSSPGSSFQVGGQIVGSIFGGKQPIGPMYAFVGISGMAKMSSSKGGVPTPGDALKIMEPQILRWLYARRRPNQSFKIAFDQEIQRLYDEWDKLEGKVADGSALPADVAAHSRAVGTAAGELPKTPRPMAYRTLASVADITAGAEDQTLRILSELDPADPLSSLDEVRPRLDRAEAWINTQVPADQRTVVRKEADTELIKSLDDQGRASLRLLLDGLDSHWSLDGLTHLVYGVPKVQAGFSADATPKELPAEIKVAQRTFFALLYHLLVGRDTGPRLPTLLLAVGQERVRKLLGE
- a CDS encoding DUF2637 domain-containing protein, with the translated sequence MQLTKTHRILIGVVVFGAVVIAGIGFAGSYAAVRELALQKGFGKFSYVFPIGIDAGICVLLALDLLLTWIRIPFPLLRQTAWLLTAATIAFNGAAAWPDPLGVGMHGVIPILFVVSVEAARHAIGRIADITADKHMEGVRLTRWLLSPLPTFLLWRRMKLWELRSYEQVIKLEQERLVYQARLRSRFGRAWRRKAPVESLMPLRLARYGVPLAETAPSGLAAAGIEPALLPPAPRQQTELERVEVPQAAVPPQVGPGAPRDDQRRQDLDADGYPVQEQQDRRGQQEQPEYLEEEPESSPWFAPPQQEIVYEGGYDPSYAPDQMWAQYEAQQAQYEAEQRQAYQNGQGQVLQEYEEREPSPEDTGTFPIPSGPNRTRQLGEGGGTPAPEPDEESFYQVFKQSINGSYPTPREFGDNVEAEFRVTLPEPEAKRLVTRFTNRHTMELEEDHIA
- a CDS encoding DUF3558 domain-containing protein, with product MHRPAQRQRLTRILVGAAAVPMMLVASGCSSDSGDGSGDDAKKDSGASASSSATEAGSVVKEAAYAKLPEPCKVFSSKTLKEMVPKGTKSSKEGKSGDAATRGNCSWNSLDNNGVDGSQFRWLNVSLLRFESDATRGTGEKLASEYFTKHAEDARSVTDAKNTKSQPLTGMGNEATLVTYDLKKKEGTFKQQTVVTRVENVVVTIDYNGAGLAGDKAPKVADLTKAAEKAAKEAVEAVRTANGAGGGSSAGGSTAPSKSPSPSKSASKSAGQGSDLGKDSGTSKSPSKSATKKD
- a CDS encoding DUF3558 domain-containing protein, coding for MQPKAHVPGVAALLAVLLAGCTGGSGDDGTTDPKPGESATTPTAAQPGKYRTLPEPCAAVSHGTLDSLLPGIKQVTDEEQREKAYEGTATPTYDTDRKVGCRWKAESTVATDHLLVDFERVVSYNNAVSDDDRATDIYLTRETAADLPEPVASSESSNSPDSPDSSGSSPDESGSPSNSSGSGPSSGASGSGSGDESGSATPSDGSTPSDLQPRTLDDLGDEAFLDDALSGSRQRTVTVVFRTSNVVVTIQYDEQPATTTDVPSSKDMQDRARKLAGQLAGTFND
- a CDS encoding RtcB family protein encodes the protein MSYVEVPGAKVPIRMWADPASVEDVAMQQLRNVSTLPWIKGLAVMPDVHFGKGATVGSVIAMQGAVCPAAVGVDIGCGMSAVRTSLTANDLPGDLSRLRSKVEQAIPVGRGMHEHPVDPGRLHGFATAGWDDFWERFEGVAEAVKFRQGRATKQMGTLGSGNHMIELCIDSVGSVWLMLHSGSRNIGKELAEHHIGIAQKLPHNQGLIDRDLAVFVSDTPQMAAYRSDLYWAQEYAKHNRAIMMGLLKDVIRKEFKKAKPTFEQEISCHHNYVAEERYEDMDLLVTRKGAIRAGSGEYGIIPGSMGTSSYIVKGLGNERAFNSASHGAGRRMSRNAAKRHFTTKDLEEQTRGVECRKDSGVLDEIPGAYKNIDQVMEQQRDLVEVVAKLKQFVCVKG
- a CDS encoding carbohydrate deacetylase, yielding MLSSELLGFPADARVLIVNCDDFGMRRGINAAVVEAIESGIAGSCSLMVPCGGTEEAMRLLRERPEVSFGVHLSLVCEVGARNGLGPVAPKADVGSLVDADGELYTPERRSELMARARIEDVEVEFRAQVEAVVAAGLVPAHLDWHCLLDGGRGDIFELTVALAGEYGLAVRVWGEAGRQRVRGLPVVDHDFLDSFSLPLDGKAERYARLLRELPVGLSEWAVHPGLGDAQSRAVDPEGWRVRQSDYEFLVSAEARELIEEEGVFVVGYQGVREKWRRDVG
- a CDS encoding SDR family NAD(P)-dependent oxidoreductase, whose product is MTAAASAAPATASRIAVVTGASSGIGAATARQLAAAGYRVVLTARRKDRIEALAEEIDAAGGQATAYTLDVTDRAAVDEFATAFKKIGVLINNAGGALGADPVASGDPAEWRQMYETNVIGTLNITQALLPALTASGDGTVVVVSSTAGHGTYEGGAGYVAAKHAEHVLAETLRLEIVGTPVRVIEIAPGMVKTDEFALTRFGGDTDKAANVYAGVAEPLTAEDVADTITWTVTRPSHVNIDLLVVRPRAQASNTKVHREL